A section of the Diabrotica virgifera virgifera chromosome 8, PGI_DIABVI_V3a genome encodes:
- the LOC126890080 gene encoding dimethyladenosine transferase 1, mitochondrial has protein sequence MAANVQHVRLPPLPTIRDLVKLYRLRALRQLSQNFLMDERITDKIVRAAGPLKNHYVCEIGPGPGGITRSIIKKNPRKLIVVEKDPRFLPTLELLQLCCKDVTDMKIEIADIRTYDLKQCFQGAPEMEWQHAPPPVHLIGNLPFSVSTNLIIKYLQSISEKTSAWHYGRSSMTLTFQKEVGERMVAPIMDKQRCRLSVICQMWCDVQYKFTIPGKAFVPKPDVDVAVMTLVPLKYPLVKLPFKMVEKVLRNIFNMRQKYCIRGVERLFPEDKRNELGNKLLQLAEVDPTTRPFQISNEEFVRIFYAYNLLCEENPGLENYDSRAPKRKLLEELEE, from the exons ATGGCTGCAAATGTACAACATGTTCGTTTACCCCCTTTACCTACTATTAGAGATTTAGTTAAGTTATATCGCCTTCGAGCTCTTAGACAACTAtctcaaaattttttaatggatGAAAG AATCACTGATAAAATCGTACGGGCTGCTGGTCCTTTAAAAAATCACTATGTTTGCGAAATTGGCCCAGGACCTGGAGGTATCACCAGATCCATAATCAAAAAGAACCCAAGAAAACTTATTGTAGTTGAAAAAGATCCCAGATTTCTTCCAACTCTAGAGTTATTGCAGCTTTGTTGCAAGGATGTTACTGATATGAAAATCGAGATTGCTGATATAAGAACATATGATCTTAAGCAGTGTTTTCAAGGAGCACCTGAAATGGAATGGCAGCATGCTCCTCCTCCTGTTCATTTAATAG gtAACCTCCCTTTTAGCGTTTCCACCAACTTAATTATCAAATACTTACAGTCAATATCAGAAAAAACATCGGCTTGGCACTATGGTAGGTCATCGATGACCCTAACATTTCAAAAAGAAGTGGGAGAAAGAATGGTAGCTCCAATCATGGACAAACAAAGATGCCGCCTATCTGTCATATGTCAGATGTGGTGTGACGTTCAGTATAAATTTACCATCCCTGGTAAAGCCTTTGTACCGAAGCCTGACGTGGATGTAGCTGTTATGACTCTAGTGCCTTTAAAATATCCTTTGGTGAAACTTCCTTTTAAAATGGTCGAGAAAGTGCTTAGAAATATATTTAATATGAGACAGAAGTATTGCATAAGAGGTGTCGAGAGGTTATTTCCTGAAGACAAAAGGAATGAATTGG gtaataaacttttacaattagccGAAGTGGATCCAACAACCAGACCTTTTCAGATAAGCAATGAGGAATTCGTTAGGATATTTTATGCTTACAACTTACTGTGTGAAGAAAATCCAGGACTTGAGAATTATGATTCTAGagcaccaaaaagaaaattgttaGAGGAGCTCGAAGAGTAG